One Pyrus communis chromosome 4, drPyrComm1.1, whole genome shotgun sequence genomic region harbors:
- the LOC137732882 gene encoding uncharacterized protein, with translation MAAAPSPSPALSNTSSGDTRPTTTATAAAPPVAPFHPVHRTDTPPKTLRGLNKPKCKQCGNVARSRCPYESCKSCCSKAQNPCHIHVLKTNTTFPDKAPTSNSPLFDHQSTDASPSGNSHRVASFRQLSINFAQFNNLHIPLRSKKPLTRKDAVAINEWRFSKLREYKDRNIEVENEAFDRYMQNVSLLEQVFSVESIAEESMRDGSSISNQNTTTNTTEDNTEAIVSGLKLKLRSNPMRTSNFRKRIQQIVDEGLKKLQKWEFDDGGKKSSVPNGLDKGPKKEETRWAGRPSALGDLIDKLNKARNKEDLKACLELKSQLFSEHKLTGRTELEDTDIMKKHTAKNDSEPGKEWNCSFPKVISATEIDQETLKSVNAHFCTLEQIEGL, from the exons ATGGCAGCTGCTCCTTCGCCCTCGCCTGCCCTAAGCAATACCAGCTCCGGCGACACTCGCCCCACCACTACCGCCACCGCTGCCGCACCTCCCGTCGCTCCCTTCCATCCGGTGCACCGTACCGACACGCCTCCCAAGACCCTTCGCGGCCTTAACAAGCCCAAGTGTAAGCAGTGCGGCAATGTCGCTCGCTCCAG GTGTCCATACGAGTCATGCAAAAGTTGTTGCTCAAAAGCTCAAAATCCATGTCATATTCATG TTTTGAAAACAAATACAACTTTTCCAGACAAGGCACCAACCTCAAACTCTCCTCTATTTGACCATCAATCAACCGATGCATCACCATCAGG GAATTCCCATAGAGTTGCATCATTCCGGCAACTTTCGATCAATTTTGCTCAATTCAATAATCTGCATATTCCGCTTCGTTCGAAGAAGCCTTTGACCAGAAAG GATGCCGTGGCTATTAATGAGTGGAGATTTTCCAAGTTGAGGGAATACAAGGACAGAAACATTGAAGTGGAAAATGAAGCTTTTGATCGATACATGCAGAACGTCAGCCTATTAGAGCAAGTGTTTTCTGTGGAATCTATTGCAGAGGAGTCAATGAGGGATGGATCATCCATATCAAACCAAAATACTACTACTAATACTACAGAAGATAACACTGAGGCTATAGTGTCTGGACTGAAGTTGAAGTTGAGATCAAATCCAATGAGAACCAGTAACTTCCGAAAGAGGATACAGCAAATTGTTGACGAGGGACTAAAGAAGCTTCAGAAATGGGAGTTTGATGACGGGGGCAAGAAATCAAGTGTGCCAAATGGATTGGATAAAGGGcctaaaaaagaagaaacacgGTGGGCTGGAAGGCCTTCTGCTTTAGGCGATCTCATTGATAAGCTGAACAAAGCCCGAAACAAGGAGGATTTGAAGGCATGCTTGGAGTTGAAATCCCAGCTCTTCAGTGAACACAAATTGACTGGTAGAACAGAATTGGAAGACACTGACATAATGAAGAAACATACTGCAAAGAATGATTCGGAGCCCGGAAAGGAGTGGAATTGTTCGTTTCCTAAAGTGATTAGCGCTACCGAAATTGATCAAGAAACTCTGAAAAGTGTTAATGCACACTTCTGTACCCTTGAGCAGATAGAAGGTTTATGA